CCGCCTCAGGAACGAGCGGCTGCGGTCTATGGCCCGATTGTTCCGGCACGAGGGCGAAAACAGGATCGCCAGTGACACAAATCTGCGGATCTGTTACTCCCATGGCTTTCAGCCTGCGGGCCGATGCCGCGTCCCGCAACGTAATCAGATCCACGCGGTTGGAAATCAAGCGAATCAGCCATTTTCCGAAGTTGCGCTGGACAGGTCCAATTCCCTGGGCGTAAAACATCACTTTTTTTCTCAGAAACAAGGCAAGGGCGACAACGAGAAGATAGTAGGGGATGGTGAGGCGGCCCGTAACGTCCTGTAGCAGGCTGCCTCCTCCGCTGATAAAGAGATCCGCCTTCCACACGACGGAAAAAACTGCAAATGGGTTGTAGCGGTGCACAGCATGCACGCCATGATCCTTCCGCGTCAATGAGGGATTACCGGAAAGAACGATAATACGCACATTGGGTTGCAATTTGCGCATTACGATGATCATGGCCTTGAGCAGCGCCTCATCTCCCGCGTTCTCGTAGCCATAATAACCGGATAGTACAATCGTCGCCACGGGATCCCTTCCCTCACGCAGGATTCGTCAACCTAGGCGTATTTTACCACGATTGAATTTATATTGCCAACGTTCGGATCCTGCGCCTTGTCCAGCCGTGCTAACGCACTGTGCTCAACAGGTTATAGATCACGGTTGCCGCCTCGGCCCGGGTAGTCGCCCCATAGGGATCGAACATTCCGCCTGGCTTTCCGCGGAGCAATCCCGCCCGCACGGCGATGGCCGCATCCTCCCGCAGTTCGGGGGCTACTTCATTCCAATCGGATAAACTCCCAGGATCAGCGCCGCCTCCGAAACCAAGCCTTCCGCGAGTCGCCCGTCCGATCCAGGCGGCCATATCCTGACGGCTGATTGATTCGTAGGGACGAAAGACTCCGCCTCCTTCTGTGATCACACCGCTTTGCATGGCCTGCCGCAAAGCACCGGCAAACCAATCGTCGGCCCGGACATCCTGAAAGGGCGGCGCCCCTGGCGGTGAGACGGCGTTTCCACTGGCTCGCATGAGCAAGGCAAGGAACTCGGCGCGGCTCATCGTTTTGTCAGGCTCGAAAAACCGTTGCGCCGTTCCGTTGATCAATCCCTGCCCCGCTAACACCTCAATCTGCGGTTTTGCCCAATGGCCTATCGTATCCACAAAGGGTGATTGCGTTCCACCCCCGTAGTAACCGTAGGTCGGGTTGAAGGCAGGCCCCGCTCCGTATGCGCCCGTAGCGCCTGTAGCGCCGTAAGCGGGGTAACCAGTATAACCGCTTCCGTACTGCGCCGGATTATAGGAGGCGCTCCCACTGCTGAAGCCGGCGCCATAGCCCGGACCGAAGCCAGGCGGGTAGCCGGCGGTAAGACCGGAGTTTCCCGCGCCAGGGACCTGGGTTGAACCGGGATACACTCCCGGTGCGCCGGCGGGCGATTCAAACAAGGCGTAGCGCCCGAACTCGGTTATCTTGGCATGCACGGCCCGGTTGACTGTATTGACGGTGCTGGGCAACTCCTGCCAGTAGCTTCCGTTTATGTAGTAGATCTTGAGAGAAGCCGGGTTTGAAACCCGCCAATAGTCATAGTAGAAGGTGATATAGGCGGGATTATCAGAGGAAAAATTGTTGTTCGTATAGCCGTTGCTGGAATAGAGGGAGTACCGGACGAGATCGAGGATATAGGCCGTTCCGATACGTGACTTGCCCAGCGGCGCTGACGTATTGTCTATATACTCGCGTAAGCCGATAGCGGTTCCTTCGTATTCATCGGTGCGGTGGATGTATTGGGCCGGAATTTTCAACTCCAGGTCGCTGGTGCTGATCCGAACGCTGCCATCTCCATAGTTCTTTAGGGAACCGCCCGCGAAAGCCACGTACCTGTTTTTTTCCGTCTGGATGTGCAGATCAGAAACATCCACATCACCGGCGCTGATCAGATGGATATCAGAAGACGACACGGAGTTCTTCAATGCTTCCCCGATGGTGTCAGAGATGACGGAGCGATCTTTGGCGCGGGTCGTGCTGCTGGCGCTGCCGCTGCTCCATACCTCCGTCCGTTCGCTTCCCGTGTCAGAGCGGCTGCTTTCCCGCGCCGCGTCCACGCCGTTGGCCGATTTGTAGGCGCGCACATGACGGATGTATTGCGTGTCCGGCTTTAAGCCCGACTCCCGGTAGTAGGTCTGGTTGGCCGACACCCTGCCGATCAGATTATCATCGTCGTCGTAAATCTTAAACCCGGTCTCTCCGTAGGAGTTGTCCGTCCAGGTCCAAAGGATTTCACGGGTTCCCTGGCGGGTCCCTTTAAAATCGCTGGGAGCGGCCAGTTCATCAACCGTGATATCTTTGCGGCTCGATACAGTGAGCCGGTCATTGGCGGGAATCACCGTAGCGACGGCCAGTGAATACTGCCCATTGTCGAGCGCCAGCACCTGACTGTAACTCGTCTGACCGCTGCGATAACTTACGGTGGTCAATTCATTGCCTGACGCGTTGTTCTTGTAATCCAGGATTTTAAAGGACTGAACGGCGTCGGCTGCAGTGGAATAGGTCCAACTTACTTTGACGCTGTTCTGGCCCTGGATGGCCACCCCGGTGATTGCCGGCACACCATAGGCGGCTTCGGCCACCGTTACCGCTGCAGCAATGCCGAATGTAGCACCGCTCTGCCCTGCCGGAACAGGAGGACTGGACACGATCATCCCGAACGCCATGATCAGCGCAAGCAACAGGCTGACTGTTTTTCGGGTCCGCACAGACATCACCCGCCTTTTAGTGCATGTTCATTAAACGATCCCGGTAGTCCTGCTTCATCGTATTTTCCAGGAAATCGATCGATTTCATGAGCATCGTGGCGGCCTCAGCCCTGGTGATGATATCGCCCGGGCGGAAGTAACCGTAGGAGTCGCCGGCGACGATCCCCAATTCCTGGGCCACATAGACGGAATCGCGAGCCCAGGGGCTGATCTGCCCGTCATCGTAAAAAGGCAACGGGCTTTGCCCTGAGGGGGCCATGGTGGCCAGACCCAGGCCGCGGACGATGAGTGTCGCCGCCTGCTCCCTTGTCATCAACCCGTAAGGGTCGAACCGGGTCACGCTGGTCCCTGTCATAATCCCTTTCTCATAGGCCAGCTTCACTTCGGCGTAGCCGTCGCTCTGCGAGGTGAGGTCGACAAAGGGAGCGCGCTCTGTCTCCCCCTTGTTCTTTGTTCGCGGCGCACCGGTGGCGCCGTTGTACCCGGCCGTCGATGTCGCTGTCGTCGCCCGTTTGGCCGTCTGTTTCTCCCCTGGCGGCGGCAGGTTTGGGTAGCCGGCCGTATAGGCGATCATGCCGGTGGGACCATCGGGGGAGAGAACGCCCAGGGCGCGCACAAAGGCGCAGGTGAAATCAAGCCGTGTGATCGGCTGGGTCGGTCCGAAGAAACCGGACTGGGAACCCCATGCCTTGAGCCCGGCCAAGCGCTCGATGTCGGCCTGCGCCCAGTGATCGCGAATGTCCTCATAAGCCGGAACATACATCCGCGCGACCTTCGGCGCCGACTGGAGCGCCCACTGCAGGTTGCCCCGGTTGCGTCTGGCGTTGTCGTTGTTGTTGGGGAGATCGTAGTCGGCCAGGATCGACGAATCGCCCAATTCGTTGATCAGATAGCCGCCGCTAAAACTGATGTTGACAGGATCGTTGCCCTGATAGACAAATTGCCGGTCTGTCGAAAGGTTGACGGTGTAGTCGACCTGGCCGTCCCAGGCGGACGTCAGGTTTGTCGCGCTGTTGGTGGTGGAACTTCCCGTCGTGGAAGGGGTGTACTGCAGGATCTGGGTCATGCGCTGTGTTTCCGACCGGCCCCAGTTGTGATCATAACCGACGGTGTTGCCCGAGACATCCACGACAAGCCGTCCGGCAGTCTTGTTGACACTATAGATCTTTCGCCCTTCCCAATTGCCGCTGTAGTAATTCACAACGGGATGACGATCGACAATTTGGGACTTGTTCAGGCGGTAATCATCCAGTTGGTATTTGACGCCGTTCAACTGAACGGTTTCGCTGAACTTATCGATCTGGGAGGTGCGGACAGCCTGGCTTTTATCTTCCCGCTCTGAACTCACCTCCACAAAGGTGAGGGAACGGCTGAGTTTGTTGGTTCCGCCGTCATCAGCCAGGGTATAGGTGAATTTCGTTGTTGTCGTATCGCCTCTCCCGGGGCTGATGGAGACTTTGAACTTGCCTTTCATCAGTACCGGCGTCCCAGTCAGAAAGACGTACTCCTGGTAATCGTACTCGTTGGCGATGCCGCCCTGGGCGGTCAAATGGCTTGATTCCGCCCAGGCGTTTGAGACGACGGACATGAGCAGCGCGATGCAGCCCAGAGCTCCGAAGAAAAGCTTTTGTCGGATCCGGCAAACCATGGCTTTGTTCACGATGGGAACCTCCTATTGCCGGAATATAAATCGGGCTTCCCCAGTAGCGGCGTCTCGGACCAGGTAACAGGTGTCCCCCGCCCGCAGGCGGGTGAGATCGCTGACTTTCCGGTTGTCGATGATGGCTGCCTTTTCCACATCCAGTGATAAAGTGACCGGGTTGGGCGACCAGCGGTGACTGACATCAGACCAGTCGCGGACCTGATCGAAGATGATGCTTTTCGTGGAACTGTTGACGCTCTTGATCCGCGCCAAGGTGGTTCGTTCTTGTGGCGCCTGATCCGTTGCCGGCGCATCGGCTTCCATAATGATCACCAAGGGACGTTCATTTTGGATATAGGCGTAGAGGAACACATCATCAAACTGACCCGATTGTCCCTGGCTCAGGAAATCGGCCACCGGGAGGCGAGTCGGCAGCACACCTCGATTGTCCATAATGACCGTGTCATAAGTAGGTTTCATCTGGATGCTTCCGCCGTCGGTGACGAAACCGCTCCATTCGTTGTTGCGCATGCGGCTGTAGATGTAAAGCTCCACTTTGCCTTTATCGGTCATCGACTTGATCGTCCCCTGGACCAGCCCATCTGTGCCAACCGGCGCCGGAACGAGGTCTTTGTCGACGACGATCAGCGCCGCCCTATAGCCGTTGCGGGAGCTGTCGGCGAAGGCCAAGATCGGATCGCCTTCACTCAACTGGGCGGGATTGACGAGGCGGCCGTTGCGAATGATGATGGTCGATGCGTCTAGACCCAGGTAGCTTCCGTCGTTCTGGAGACGCAAGCTCCCGCCGTAAACATCCAGTTTGCTCACACGATC
Above is a window of Heliomicrobium undosum DNA encoding:
- the csaB gene encoding polysaccharide pyruvyl transferase CsaB — encoded protein: MATIVLSGYYGYENAGDEALLKAMIIVMRKLQPNVRIIVLSGNPSLTRKDHGVHAVHRYNPFAVFSVVWKADLFISGGGSLLQDVTGRLTIPYYLLVVALALFLRKKVMFYAQGIGPVQRNFGKWLIRLISNRVDLITLRDAASARRLKAMGVTDPQICVTGDPVFALVPEQSGHRPQPLVPEAVFCLRPWRKMKGMEEACLALARHLIDRGWRVTFLPLHAGEDREFAITMAEQLGRSEAQVVSRGLHFENALEIVSEASLLVGVRLHALMFATLLGVPVIGISYDPKVTGFLEDTGRPVFGVTHPLSGNTLIEEVDRIIKNYDDECHKASFWAARLKERAEETARMAMELLETRQ
- a CDS encoding S-layer homology domain-containing protein, yielding MRTRKTVSLLLALIMAFGMIVSSPPVPAGQSGATFGIAAAVTVAEAAYGVPAITGVAIQGQNSVKVSWTYSTAADAVQSFKILDYKNNASGNELTTVSYRSGQTSYSQVLALDNGQYSLAVATVIPANDRLTVSSRKDITVDELAAPSDFKGTRQGTREILWTWTDNSYGETGFKIYDDDDNLIGRVSANQTYYRESGLKPDTQYIRHVRAYKSANGVDAARESSRSDTGSERTEVWSSGSASSTTRAKDRSVISDTIGEALKNSVSSSDIHLISAGDVDVSDLHIQTEKNRYVAFAGGSLKNYGDGSVRISTSDLELKIPAQYIHRTDEYEGTAIGLREYIDNTSAPLGKSRIGTAYILDLVRYSLYSSNGYTNNNFSSDNPAYITFYYDYWRVSNPASLKIYYINGSYWQELPSTVNTVNRAVHAKITEFGRYALFESPAGAPGVYPGSTQVPGAGNSGLTAGYPPGFGPGYGAGFSSGSASYNPAQYGSGYTGYPAYGATGATGAYGAGPAFNPTYGYYGGGTQSPFVDTIGHWAKPQIEVLAGQGLINGTAQRFFEPDKTMSRAEFLALLMRASGNAVSPPGAPPFQDVRADDWFAGALRQAMQSGVITEGGGVFRPYESISRQDMAAWIGRATRGRLGFGGGADPGSLSDWNEVAPELREDAAIAVRAGLLRGKPGGMFDPYGATTRAEAATVIYNLLSTVR
- a CDS encoding S-layer homology domain-containing protein, with translation MNKAMVCRIRQKLFFGALGCIALLMSVVSNAWAESSHLTAQGGIANEYDYQEYVFLTGTPVLMKGKFKVSISPGRGDTTTTKFTYTLADDGGTNKLSRSLTFVEVSSEREDKSQAVRTSQIDKFSETVQLNGVKYQLDDYRLNKSQIVDRHPVVNYYSGNWEGRKIYSVNKTAGRLVVDVSGNTVGYDHNWGRSETQRMTQILQYTPSTTGSSTTNSATNLTSAWDGQVDYTVNLSTDRQFVYQGNDPVNISFSGGYLINELGDSSILADYDLPNNNDNARRNRGNLQWALQSAPKVARMYVPAYEDIRDHWAQADIERLAGLKAWGSQSGFFGPTQPITRLDFTCAFVRALGVLSPDGPTGMIAYTAGYPNLPPPGEKQTAKRATTATSTAGYNGATGAPRTKNKGETERAPFVDLTSQSDGYAEVKLAYEKGIMTGTSVTRFDPYGLMTREQAATLIVRGLGLATMAPSGQSPLPFYDDGQISPWARDSVYVAQELGIVAGDSYGYFRPGDIITRAEAATMLMKSIDFLENTMKQDYRDRLMNMH